The proteins below are encoded in one region of Nocardioides marmorisolisilvae:
- a CDS encoding DMT family transporter: MVYVLTVVAAAVVAGGEVVQQRMAARAPPDDNLSLALLWWLVRRPRWLAGVGCSLVGNLVFAAALGRGSVVLVEAVFVSRLLFGLVTAALWGRMRVPWRDLYGGLLIAAGLVAFLLAARPRESPTTNGPVPWVLATAVPVGFALLLTMVASRLVGSVRAALLGAGSGALFGLQAVLVQASVHLLGQDGFVTMLANWHPWATLTVAVLGMLLVQSAFSAAPLRSSYPAVVTAQLLCAIGLGVWALHGQLRHQGAALFALAPALAVMVVGITMLTRSHLVSGHHGHGG, translated from the coding sequence ATGGTCTACGTGCTCACCGTCGTCGCCGCCGCGGTCGTCGCGGGCGGCGAGGTGGTGCAACAACGGATGGCGGCACGTGCCCCACCCGACGACAACCTGTCGCTGGCGCTGCTCTGGTGGTTGGTACGACGGCCCCGCTGGCTCGCCGGGGTGGGGTGCTCGCTGGTCGGCAACCTCGTCTTCGCTGCCGCCCTCGGGCGCGGGAGCGTCGTCCTGGTCGAGGCGGTCTTCGTCTCCCGGCTGCTCTTCGGCCTGGTCACCGCGGCGCTGTGGGGACGGATGCGAGTGCCGTGGCGCGACCTGTACGGCGGGCTGCTGATCGCTGCCGGACTCGTCGCCTTCCTGCTGGCGGCTCGACCCCGTGAGTCCCCGACCACCAACGGTCCGGTGCCGTGGGTGCTCGCCACCGCAGTGCCCGTCGGGTTCGCGCTGCTGCTCACGATGGTGGCGAGTCGGCTCGTCGGCTCCGTCCGCGCCGCGCTCCTCGGCGCTGGCTCCGGTGCCCTCTTCGGGCTGCAGGCCGTGCTGGTGCAGGCCTCGGTCCACCTCCTCGGACAGGACGGATTCGTCACCATGCTCGCCAACTGGCATCCCTGGGCAACGCTCACCGTCGCCGTGCTCGGCATGCTGCTCGTGCAGAGCGCGTTCTCGGCCGCGCCGCTGAGGTCGTCGTACCCCGCCGTGGTGACCGCACAGCTCCTCTGCGCGATCGGGCTCGGCGTCTGGGCCCTGCACGGCCAACTGCGCCACCAGGGCGCCGCGCTGTTCGCACTCGCGCCGGCCCTGGCTGTGATGGTCGTCGGGATCACGATGCTCACCCGCTCCCACCTGGTCTCGGGCCATCACGGGCACGGGGGCTGA
- a CDS encoding MGDG synthase family glycosyltransferase yields the protein MTDAPPSDLTASGMRVLVLSAAMGGGHLQIARELARRLAERGHDVEVVDLLDLMPRLFARFLGWVYPWLVNRAPSVYQMVYDTFFVADQTAGERADVPVRAALPQLRQWVGRNRPDLTVSTYPLCSLALGELRVEGTLSCPAVTVVTTFSVNNLWVHPGIDRELCISEPAAADAARRTGRRADVVGPVVRPGFDAPADPELRDRLGVPPDRRLAVVSTGSMGLSGSATHAASVIATIPGWTPLVLCGRSTRVRREVRRIDGAIALDWVSDMQRLLASADALVDNNCGMTAKESLAAGLPVVTFRPLPGHGRDDARAMEELGLTQIVHTDEQLVGALLRLAGSPQTRHDRARRGRALFVADAAAHLEEQLLAVR from the coding sequence ATGACCGACGCGCCGCCCAGTGATCTGACCGCGTCGGGGATGCGTGTGCTGGTGCTCTCGGCGGCGATGGGCGGCGGTCACCTGCAGATCGCCAGGGAGCTCGCCCGGCGCCTGGCCGAGCGCGGGCACGACGTCGAGGTCGTCGACCTGCTCGACCTGATGCCCCGCCTCTTCGCGAGGTTCCTCGGCTGGGTCTATCCCTGGCTGGTGAACAGGGCACCGAGCGTCTACCAGATGGTCTACGACACCTTCTTCGTCGCCGATCAGACCGCCGGCGAGCGCGCCGACGTACCGGTCCGTGCGGCGCTGCCCCAGTTGCGCCAGTGGGTGGGCCGGAACCGACCCGACCTGACGGTGTCCACGTACCCGCTGTGCTCACTGGCACTCGGTGAGCTTCGCGTCGAAGGCACCCTGAGCTGCCCGGCGGTCACGGTGGTCACCACCTTCTCGGTCAACAACCTCTGGGTACACCCCGGGATCGATCGCGAGCTGTGCATCTCCGAACCGGCCGCGGCGGACGCCGCACGACGCACCGGCCGGCGCGCGGACGTCGTCGGCCCGGTCGTCCGGCCGGGCTTCGACGCCCCCGCGGACCCGGAGCTGCGCGATCGACTCGGCGTACCGCCCGACCGCCGGCTCGCGGTGGTGAGCACCGGCTCGATGGGCCTGTCCGGCTCCGCGACGCACGCCGCGTCGGTGATCGCGACGATCCCGGGATGGACGCCGCTGGTGCTGTGCGGGCGGAGCACCCGCGTGCGTCGGGAGGTACGCCGGATCGACGGCGCGATCGCCCTCGACTGGGTCTCGGACATGCAGAGACTGCTTGCCAGCGCCGACGCCCTGGTGGACAACAACTGCGGGATGACCGCCAAGGAGTCGCTCGCCGCCGGCCTGCCCGTGGTCACCTTCCGGCCGCTCCCGGGGCACGGCCGTGACGATGCCCGCGCCATGGAGGAGCTCGGCCTGACGCAGATCGTGCACACCGACGAGCAGCTCGTCGGCGCGCTTCTCCGGCTCGCCGGTTCACCGCAGACACGTCACGACCGGGCACGCCGCGGTCGCGCCCTCTTCGTCGCCGACGCTGCCGCGCACCTGGAGGAACAGCTGCTCGCAGTCCGGTGA
- a CDS encoding diacylglycerol kinase family protein codes for MTEKAIRLRALGWGLACLAAFAVLAALVHGHWHPLDELDGDIGRGPFDVTVAHAWVRHLAIAIAHLFGTIAMTVATIVAGAILFVKKHRRAAYWTVGVMLAVGVATYLLKELVGRPRPVWHDPIQTLSSYAFPSGHSSSVSAGAAVAIVLITMLVRRRALRRLLDLLLVVVVVVVGADRVFLGVHHASDVLGGWLLGPGIVLVGLVVFDPTPRSIALTADPLPVVFATEHRRLAVVLNPVKIDDTGQFRSMVAAMAAESGFDEVRWWETTVEDTGHGMAHEAAVADSTVVVAVGGDGTVRAVCEELAGTGIPVGIVPAGTGNLLARNLDIPLYLRAAVDVALNGQDRAIDMVRVCGDSMEDATFLVMAGMGFDAAIMEGVNDQVKAKVGWLAYVWSALKSLMFPVIRVEVSVDGGEFVSARARTIVIGNVGHLQAGMPLLPDATIDDGELDVVLLYPRRFLSWLPLAARVMTRNPRTDETITRMTGRTVVVRTSTDAPRQLDGDLIQPGRELRAECVHGRLLVRVPR; via the coding sequence GTGACCGAGAAAGCCATCCGCCTCCGCGCGCTCGGCTGGGGCCTCGCCTGCCTCGCGGCCTTCGCCGTGCTGGCCGCACTGGTCCACGGCCACTGGCACCCGCTGGACGAGCTCGACGGCGACATCGGTCGTGGTCCCTTCGACGTCACCGTCGCGCACGCCTGGGTGCGGCACCTGGCGATCGCGATCGCGCACCTCTTCGGCACGATCGCGATGACCGTGGCCACGATCGTGGCCGGCGCGATCCTGTTCGTGAAGAAGCACCGGCGGGCGGCGTACTGGACCGTCGGGGTGATGCTGGCGGTCGGGGTCGCGACCTACCTGCTCAAGGAGCTCGTCGGCAGACCCCGTCCGGTCTGGCACGACCCGATCCAGACGCTGTCGTCGTACGCCTTCCCGTCGGGGCACTCCTCCTCGGTCTCCGCCGGCGCCGCCGTCGCGATCGTGCTGATCACCATGCTGGTACGACGCAGAGCGCTGCGTCGGCTGCTCGACCTGCTCCTCGTGGTCGTCGTCGTGGTCGTGGGCGCCGACCGCGTCTTCCTCGGCGTCCACCACGCCTCCGACGTGCTCGGGGGCTGGCTGCTCGGCCCCGGCATCGTGCTGGTCGGGCTGGTGGTCTTCGACCCGACACCGCGGTCGATCGCGCTGACCGCCGACCCCCTGCCGGTGGTGTTCGCCACCGAGCACCGCCGACTCGCCGTCGTGCTCAACCCGGTCAAGATCGACGACACCGGCCAGTTCCGGTCGATGGTGGCGGCGATGGCCGCCGAGTCGGGCTTCGACGAGGTGCGCTGGTGGGAGACGACCGTCGAGGACACCGGGCACGGGATGGCCCATGAGGCGGCGGTCGCCGACTCCACCGTGGTGGTGGCCGTCGGCGGCGACGGCACGGTCCGTGCCGTCTGCGAGGAGCTCGCCGGCACAGGCATCCCGGTCGGGATCGTCCCCGCGGGGACCGGCAACCTGCTGGCTCGCAACCTCGACATCCCGCTCTACCTGCGGGCCGCCGTCGACGTCGCCCTGAACGGTCAGGACCGCGCCATCGACATGGTGCGCGTCTGTGGCGACTCGATGGAGGATGCGACCTTCCTGGTGATGGCGGGGATGGGCTTCGACGCCGCGATCATGGAGGGCGTCAACGACCAGGTGAAGGCGAAGGTCGGCTGGCTGGCCTACGTCTGGTCGGCACTGAAGTCACTGATGTTCCCGGTGATCCGGGTCGAGGTCTCGGTCGACGGCGGCGAGTTCGTGTCCGCCCGAGCCAGGACGATCGTGATCGGCAACGTCGGTCACCTCCAGGCCGGGATGCCGCTGCTGCCGGACGCGACGATCGACGACGGCGAGCTCGATGTGGTGCTGCTCTACCCGAGACGCTTCCTGTCCTGGCTGCCGCTCGCGGCGCGAGTGATGACCCGCAACCCACGCACGGACGAGACCATCACCCGGATGACCGGCCGCACGGTGGTGGTCCGCACGTCCACCGACGCACCCCGTCAGCTCGACGGCGACCTGATCCAGCCGGGCCGTGAGCTGCGCGCGGAGTGCGTGCACGGCCGGCTGCTGGTGCGGGTGCCGCGCTAG
- a CDS encoding nitroreductase family deazaflavin-dependent oxidoreductase — protein MNALTPLAIRIGALAWLPRFLRQITAVDRFLQRVSRGRWSLLRIAGLPSLMLTVVGRKSGVARSTPLLCVPYQDGVLIAGSNFGGAKPPVWVVNVRAASRVRMRYDGAERDAVPHELEGVEREQAWQHMLATWPNYARYAERTGRTIPVFYLDPAA, from the coding sequence ATGAACGCGCTCACACCGTTGGCGATCCGGATCGGCGCTCTCGCCTGGCTGCCTCGCTTCCTGCGCCAGATCACCGCGGTCGACCGGTTCTTGCAGCGGGTCAGTCGGGGCCGCTGGTCGCTGCTGAGGATCGCCGGGCTACCCAGCCTGATGCTCACGGTCGTCGGCCGAAAGTCCGGCGTCGCGCGGTCGACCCCGCTGCTCTGCGTCCCCTACCAGGACGGAGTGCTGATCGCCGGGTCGAACTTCGGCGGCGCGAAGCCGCCGGTGTGGGTGGTCAACGTGCGCGCCGCGAGCAGGGTGCGGATGAGGTACGACGGCGCGGAGCGTGACGCCGTACCCCACGAGCTCGAGGGCGTCGAGCGCGAGCAGGCCTGGCAGCACATGCTGGCGACCTGGCCGAACTACGCGAGGTACGCCGAGCGCACCGGCCGGACGATCCCGGTGTTCTACCTCGACCCAGCCGCATGA
- a CDS encoding DUF4446 family protein: MFGALVILAILLSVAALALAAHLYRELSAARRRVDASDLPPDVLALRQEVAALRQEAGDALRNLAVVRYDAFGDTGGKLSWSTALLDDHGNGLVLTCIHGRSDARTYAKSVTGWKCEQQLSPEELDAIAHARVDAGSAP; the protein is encoded by the coding sequence GTGTTCGGCGCACTGGTCATCCTTGCGATCCTGCTGTCCGTGGCCGCGCTCGCACTGGCGGCCCACCTGTACCGCGAGCTCAGCGCGGCCCGGCGCCGCGTCGACGCCTCCGACCTGCCCCCGGACGTGCTCGCCCTGCGACAGGAGGTGGCCGCTCTGCGGCAGGAGGCAGGCGACGCCCTGCGCAACCTGGCCGTGGTGCGCTACGACGCCTTCGGCGACACCGGCGGGAAGCTCTCCTGGTCGACCGCGCTGCTCGACGACCACGGCAACGGCCTGGTACTCACCTGCATCCACGGCCGCAGCGATGCGCGCACCTACGCCAAGAGCGTCACTGGCTGGAAGTGCGAGCAGCAGTTGTCGCCCGAGGAGCTGGACGCCATCGCCCACGCGCGCGTGGACGCCGGCAGCGCTCCCTAG
- a CDS encoding prephenate dehydratase: MSATARTGRIAYQGEPGANSDMVCREHYPDWARVPCASFEDVFATIATGDADLAMIPIDNSIAGRVADIHHFLPTSGLHIVAEHFLRIEFALMAVPGASLDTIRTVHSHVHALGQCRKVIRQHGLTPVVAGDTAGAAREVAEAGDPTQAAISPPLAAQIYGLEILAEDVEDEDHNTTRFVVLSPEPVVPPYGEGPTVTNFVFNVRNLPAALYKALGGFATNGVNMTKLESYMVDGHFTATQFLAEVDGHPEDPALQRALEELAFFTTEVKVLGVYPADPARNR, from the coding sequence GTGAGCGCGACAGCGAGGACCGGGCGGATCGCCTACCAGGGTGAGCCCGGGGCGAACTCCGACATGGTGTGCCGCGAGCACTACCCCGACTGGGCGCGGGTGCCGTGCGCGTCCTTCGAGGACGTGTTCGCGACGATCGCCACCGGGGACGCCGACCTCGCGATGATCCCGATCGACAACTCGATCGCCGGGCGAGTGGCCGACATCCACCACTTCCTGCCCACCTCGGGCCTGCACATCGTGGCCGAGCACTTCCTGCGCATCGAGTTCGCGCTGATGGCCGTGCCGGGTGCGTCGCTCGACACCATCCGCACGGTGCACAGCCACGTGCACGCGCTCGGCCAGTGCCGCAAGGTGATCCGCCAGCACGGGCTGACGCCGGTCGTCGCCGGCGACACCGCAGGTGCTGCGCGCGAGGTCGCCGAGGCGGGGGACCCGACACAGGCCGCGATCTCTCCTCCCCTGGCGGCGCAGATCTACGGCCTGGAGATCCTCGCCGAGGACGTCGAGGACGAGGACCACAACACCACCCGCTTCGTGGTCCTCTCCCCCGAGCCGGTGGTGCCGCCGTACGGCGAGGGACCGACGGTCACCAACTTCGTGTTCAACGTCCGCAACCTCCCTGCCGCGCTCTACAAGGCGCTGGGCGGCTTCGCCACCAATGGCGTGAACATGACCAAGCTGGAGAGCTACATGGTCGACGGCCACTTCACCGCCACCCAGTTCCTCGCGGAGGTCGACGGGCACCCGGAGGACCCTGCCCTGCAACGGGCCCTGGAGGAGCTGGCCTTCTTCACCACCGAGGTGAAGGTCCTCGGCGTCTACCCGGCAGACCCCGCGCGGAACCGCTGA
- a CDS encoding TMEM165/GDT1 family protein — translation MDLAVVAIAFGAIFVVELPDKTFIAALVLSTRYRPLAVWVGVGTAFLIQTLIAVTVGQAVSFLPHQIVQGVAAAIFAAGALLLLREAPRADAEEAETEEEYAAKANTERSWLGAVGASFLVLFAAEWGDLSQLLTISLVGRYHEPVSVFFGAWIALLVVSGLAIAAGRVLLRHVKLSLIHYIGAGVCAVLAVVTLVELLR, via the coding sequence GTGGATCTCGCCGTGGTCGCCATCGCCTTCGGGGCGATCTTCGTGGTCGAGCTCCCCGACAAGACCTTCATCGCCGCGCTGGTGCTCTCCACCCGCTACCGGCCGCTCGCCGTCTGGGTGGGCGTCGGCACGGCCTTCCTCATCCAGACCCTGATCGCGGTCACGGTGGGACAGGCGGTCAGCTTCCTGCCGCACCAGATCGTGCAAGGCGTGGCCGCGGCGATCTTCGCCGCCGGTGCGCTGCTGCTGCTCCGGGAGGCGCCGAGGGCGGACGCCGAGGAGGCCGAGACCGAGGAGGAGTACGCCGCCAAGGCGAACACCGAGCGCTCCTGGCTGGGCGCCGTCGGCGCGTCCTTCCTGGTCCTGTTCGCGGCCGAGTGGGGCGACCTCTCCCAACTGCTCACGATCAGCCTGGTCGGTCGCTATCACGAGCCCGTCTCGGTGTTCTTCGGCGCGTGGATCGCACTGCTTGTGGTGTCGGGGCTGGCGATCGCAGCGGGTCGGGTGCTGCTGCGACACGTCAAGCTGTCACTGATCCACTACATCGGCGCTGGCGTGTGCGCCGTGCTCGCCGTGGTGACACTGGTCGAGCTGCTCCGCTGA
- a CDS encoding arginine deiminase: MSSPHGVSTEVGRLRTVMLHRPGPELRRLTPRNNDRLLFDGIPWVARAQDEHDAFAEALRGRGVEVLYLTDLLVETLAAESAREHAIEAALTSLHLGETLRGYLRQALAELAPDALKDVLTAGLRNDEVRGGTGLVTSLLAHDDFLIDPLPNLLFTRDSSVWIGDRVAVTSLAMPARARETQLTELIYAEHPRFAGTPQLHGWRHEHVEGGDVLLLSPGVLAVGVGERTTAAGVERLARQVFGAELAHTVLAVPIAQERATMHLDTVCTMVDVDKIVMYPNVADQLRALTVTLRGDDLDVSAAEPFLVAAAKAMEIDTLHQIDTGLDPVTAEREQWDDGNNTLAIAPRVAVAYERNVETNARLEESGIEVVAISGSELGSGRGGPRCMSCPIARDEA; encoded by the coding sequence ATGTCCTCTCCCCATGGCGTGAGCACCGAGGTCGGGCGGCTCCGCACCGTGATGCTGCACCGACCCGGCCCCGAGCTGCGCCGGCTCACCCCGCGCAACAACGACCGTCTCCTCTTCGACGGCATCCCCTGGGTGGCTCGCGCGCAGGACGAGCACGACGCGTTCGCCGAGGCGCTGCGGGGACGTGGGGTGGAGGTCCTCTACCTGACCGACCTGCTCGTGGAGACCCTGGCCGCGGAGTCTGCCCGCGAACACGCCATCGAGGCGGCGCTCACGTCTCTGCACCTGGGCGAGACGCTGCGCGGCTACCTGCGTCAGGCCCTCGCCGAGCTCGCCCCCGATGCGCTCAAGGACGTGCTCACCGCAGGGTTGCGCAACGACGAGGTCCGCGGCGGCACCGGCCTGGTGACCAGCTTGCTGGCCCACGACGACTTCCTGATCGACCCGCTCCCCAACCTTCTGTTCACCCGGGACTCCAGCGTGTGGATCGGTGACCGGGTGGCGGTCACGTCCCTGGCGATGCCCGCGCGCGCCCGGGAGACCCAGCTGACCGAGCTGATCTACGCCGAGCATCCCCGCTTCGCCGGCACCCCGCAGCTGCACGGCTGGCGGCACGAGCACGTCGAGGGCGGCGACGTGCTGCTGCTCTCGCCCGGTGTCCTCGCCGTCGGCGTGGGCGAGCGTACGACGGCAGCCGGCGTGGAGCGGCTCGCCCGGCAGGTGTTCGGCGCCGAACTCGCGCACACGGTGCTCGCCGTACCGATCGCGCAGGAGCGGGCGACGATGCACCTCGACACGGTGTGCACGATGGTCGACGTCGACAAGATCGTGATGTATCCGAACGTCGCCGACCAGTTGCGGGCGCTGACCGTCACCCTGCGCGGCGACGACCTCGACGTGTCCGCGGCCGAGCCGTTCCTGGTGGCCGCGGCCAAGGCGATGGAGATCGACACCCTGCACCAGATCGACACCGGCCTCGACCCGGTCACCGCCGAGCGTGAGCAATGGGACGACGGCAACAACACGCTCGCGATCGCACCCCGGGTGGCGGTCGCCTACGAGCGCAACGTGGAGACCAACGCCCGGCTCGAGGAGTCGGGCATCGAGGTCGTCGCGATCTCCGGCTCCGAGCTCGGCTCCGGGCGCGGCGGCCCGCGATGCATGTCCTGCCCGATCGCCCGCGACGAGGCCTGA
- a CDS encoding ATP-binding protein — protein sequence MTAGCEPQHLRLPFAAESVGVARHALDDWLAGAIPTGAPVGFLDDCALVVSELVGNAVRHARPLTDGTVDVDWACTDGSLEIAVTDGGGRTAPRKRHAASTDQSGRGLAIVDLLTTGWWVETSGSCTTVRAQLDAVERVA from the coding sequence ATGACGGCCGGCTGTGAACCGCAGCACCTGCGCCTGCCCTTCGCGGCAGAGAGCGTCGGTGTCGCCCGCCACGCGCTGGACGACTGGCTGGCCGGGGCGATCCCGACCGGCGCGCCTGTCGGGTTCCTCGACGACTGTGCGTTGGTGGTCTCCGAGCTGGTCGGCAACGCCGTCCGGCACGCACGACCGCTGACCGATGGCACCGTGGACGTCGACTGGGCCTGCACCGACGGATCGCTGGAGATCGCCGTGACCGACGGTGGCGGCCGGACCGCACCCCGGAAGCGGCACGCGGCCTCGACCGACCAGAGCGGGCGGGGGCTCGCGATCGTCGACTTGCTGACCACGGGCTGGTGGGTCGAGACCAGCGGCTCCTGCACGACGGTTCGGGCCCAGCTCGATGCGGTGGAGCGAGTCGCCTGA
- a CDS encoding glycerophosphodiester phosphodiesterase family protein has translation MQRPQVVAHRGSSATNAEHTLGAYLAALDEGADALECDARLTADGHLVCVHDRNLRRTASTDSLVSNMELAQLEELDFASWKHPWADLDDEAELPDRHLGGVLTLRTLLETVGEYPRRIELAIETKHPTRYAGLVERRLVDLVDEFGWADADSPVRVMSFSWVALRRIRRLAAGLRLVFLMDSPTQWARARPVAEPDWIAGPGMELLRRHPDLIRRITNSGARLHVWTVNSDEDIERCVGHGAEALITDRPLATRSYLDTMTEFSS, from the coding sequence ATGCAGCGGCCGCAGGTCGTGGCCCATCGAGGGTCGAGCGCCACGAACGCCGAGCACACGCTCGGCGCCTATCTCGCCGCACTCGACGAGGGCGCGGACGCGTTGGAGTGCGACGCACGCCTGACCGCCGACGGGCACCTGGTCTGCGTGCACGACCGCAACCTTCGGCGTACGGCGTCCACCGACAGCCTGGTCTCCAACATGGAGCTCGCCCAGCTCGAGGAGCTCGACTTCGCGAGCTGGAAGCACCCGTGGGCCGACCTCGATGACGAGGCCGAGCTGCCGGACCGTCACCTGGGCGGCGTCCTCACGCTGCGCACGCTGCTCGAGACGGTCGGGGAGTACCCCCGCCGGATCGAGCTCGCGATCGAGACCAAGCACCCCACCCGGTACGCCGGTCTCGTGGAGCGCCGGCTGGTGGACCTGGTGGACGAGTTCGGCTGGGCCGACGCGGACTCACCGGTGCGGGTGATGAGCTTCTCGTGGGTGGCGCTGCGACGGATCCGCCGGCTGGCCGCTGGGCTCCGGCTGGTGTTCTTGATGGACAGCCCGACGCAGTGGGCGCGGGCACGACCGGTGGCCGAGCCCGACTGGATCGCCGGACCGGGGATGGAGCTGCTGCGCCGACACCCCGACCTGATCCGCAGGATCACCAACTCGGGCGCTCGGCTGCACGTCTGGACGGTGAACTCCGACGAGGACATCGAGCGCTGCGTCGGCCACGGTGCCGAGGCGCTGATCACCGACCGGCCCTTGGCGACCCGGTCCTACCTGGACACGATGACGGAGTTCTCGTCCTAG
- a CDS encoding response regulator transcription factor: MSAQPEEVRVLLVDDQELVRSGLRRILRRRDGFEIVAECADGDEVPDAVASHRPDVVVMDLRMRRTDGIEATRALRVQESNPPVLVLTTFDDDELLSGALRAGAAGFLLKDSSADDLARAVRTVAAGGSWLDPAVTARVLSRYRRAHPSPATGPVEALTDRELEVLRAIGSGWSNQEIAERLVISELTVKSHVGRIFTKLGLRDRAAAIVYAFDHGVVVPGGSG, encoded by the coding sequence ATGAGCGCACAGCCCGAGGAGGTGCGGGTGCTGCTGGTCGACGACCAGGAGCTGGTCCGGTCCGGGCTGCGCCGGATCCTGCGCCGCCGGGACGGGTTCGAGATCGTCGCCGAGTGCGCGGACGGCGACGAGGTCCCCGACGCCGTCGCCAGCCACCGGCCGGACGTCGTGGTGATGGACCTGCGGATGCGGCGTACCGACGGCATCGAGGCGACCCGGGCGCTGCGGGTGCAGGAGTCGAACCCGCCGGTCCTGGTGCTTACCACCTTCGATGACGACGAGCTGCTGTCAGGGGCGCTGCGCGCCGGCGCAGCGGGGTTCCTGCTCAAGGACTCCTCGGCCGACGACCTCGCCCGGGCGGTGCGGACCGTGGCAGCGGGTGGATCGTGGCTGGACCCGGCGGTGACCGCGCGGGTGCTCAGCCGCTATCGCCGCGCGCACCCGTCGCCGGCCACCGGTCCCGTCGAGGCGCTGACCGACCGGGAGCTCGAGGTGCTCCGCGCGATCGGCAGCGGCTGGAGCAACCAGGAGATCGCCGAGCGGCTGGTGATCTCCGAGCTGACCGTGAAGAGCCACGTCGGACGGATCTTCACCAAGCTCGGCCTGCGCGACCGGGCGGCCGCGATCGTCTACGCGTTCGACCACGGGGTCGTCGTTCCCGGCGGGTCCGGCTAG
- a CDS encoding sensor histidine kinase has product MSPGVLALRTVRSVRSIVDAKLAVRGLAYPWWIPVVSAVGEIIAVLVSLAQRDALLPPQAIATTLLLVLAGQAIPFTYPTRLGCWFDAPLVLGATAWLLANPVHVAGPADTAPVLLMILAAVVTGRDGVVPGLVVYVLSLVVLVVAGGTGDLSSTGLYALEVDLGLAVGFMLRWQMHQLTAEREARAGERTRATLAERERIAREIHDLVAHSLSVTLLHLAGARHALRDGDVPDALDALDDAERIGRAAMADIRRTVSSMTADPTPTRPLPGVADIAGLVADFRAAGLDVRYDAAGDSTALPSGAGLGLYRIVQEALSNVAKHAPGSTASVRLDLRPREGRLSVRNSLDGSRHRTGPGGSGVPGMTARATGLGATIMVGPDGDGWLVDVRLPLAGESGCTLRRIAT; this is encoded by the coding sequence ATGTCCCCCGGTGTGCTCGCGCTGCGCACGGTCCGGAGCGTCCGAAGCATCGTGGACGCCAAGCTGGCCGTCCGTGGCCTCGCCTACCCCTGGTGGATCCCGGTGGTGTCGGCGGTGGGCGAGATCATCGCGGTGCTCGTGTCGCTGGCCCAGCGTGATGCACTGCTGCCTCCGCAGGCCATCGCGACGACCCTGCTGCTGGTGCTCGCCGGGCAGGCGATCCCGTTCACCTACCCCACCCGGCTCGGCTGCTGGTTCGACGCGCCGCTGGTCCTCGGGGCGACCGCGTGGCTGCTCGCGAACCCCGTTCACGTCGCCGGTCCGGCCGACACCGCACCGGTGCTGCTGATGATCCTGGCCGCCGTGGTCACCGGTCGGGACGGGGTGGTGCCCGGGCTGGTGGTCTACGTGCTGTCGCTGGTGGTGCTGGTGGTCGCCGGCGGGACGGGCGACCTGTCGAGCACCGGCCTCTACGCGCTCGAGGTCGACCTGGGTCTTGCCGTGGGCTTCATGCTGCGCTGGCAGATGCACCAGCTGACCGCCGAGCGCGAAGCCCGGGCCGGTGAGCGCACGCGCGCCACCTTGGCCGAGCGGGAGCGGATCGCGCGGGAGATCCACGACCTCGTCGCGCACTCGCTCAGTGTCACGCTGCTCCACCTGGCCGGGGCCCGGCACGCCCTGCGGGATGGGGACGTCCCCGACGCGCTCGACGCCCTCGACGACGCCGAGCGGATCGGCCGGGCCGCGATGGCCGACATCCGCCGGACGGTCAGCAGCATGACCGCGGACCCGACGCCGACCCGACCACTCCCCGGCGTCGCCGACATCGCGGGACTGGTGGCCGACTTCCGCGCTGCCGGCCTCGACGTGCGGTACGACGCCGCCGGTGACTCGACCGCGCTGCCGTCCGGTGCCGGGCTCGGCCTCTACCGGATCGTCCAGGAGGCGCTGTCGAACGTGGCCAAGCACGCCCCTGGGTCGACGGCGTCGGTCCGCCTGGACCTGCGCCCCCGTGAGGGCCGGCTGAGCGTGCGGAACTCGCTGGACGGGAGTCGACACCGCACGGGACCGGGCGGGTCGGGCGTGCCTGGCATGACGGCGCGGGCCACAGGGCTGGGCGCCACGATCATGGTCGGCCCCGACGGCGACGGCTGGCTGGTCGACGTCCGGCTCCCGTTGGCCGGCGAGAGCGGGTGCACGTTGCGCAGGATCGCGACATGA